A window of Sedimentibacter sp. MB31-C6 genomic DNA:
GAATGGTTGAAAAGAGAGATAGGGGCTATCCACTACAATATATGATAAAATCACAGGAGTTTATGGGTTTAAAATTATACATACAAGAGGGAGTTCTTATTCCAAGGCCAGATACAGAAATCTTAGTTGAAAAAATTATTAAATTTGTAAATAATTCTAATTTAAAGAACAAACAATTAAAAGTTCTAGATATTGGAACAGGAAGTGGTGCAATTGCAGTAAGTCTTGCTCATTTTTTGGCTAAAGCAGATGTAACAGCTATAGATGTTAGTGATATAGCACTACAAACGGCAGAAATAAATAAAAACAATCATAATTTAAAAAATATGAGAGTTATAAAAGGAGATATTTTTGAAAAGCTAGAAGTATACGACAAATTTGATATAGTTGTTTCAAATCCTCCATATATTGAAAATAATATTATAGATAAACTGCCTTTAGAAGTTTCAAATTACGAGCCAAGATTAGCTCTTGATGGAGGTTTAGACGGATTAGATTTCTATAGGCAAATAGTAAGAGTATTTAAAGAAATTCATAGCAAAAATTCTATTTTAGCAGTAGAAATAGGATATAATCAAAAGGAAAAGGTAATGGAAATATTTAATAATATAAATTTATTTGATAAAATTGAAAGTGATAAAGATTTAAATGGCAATGACCGTGTTGTTACTGGTTTCTTGTAGCTATTGAATCGTAGGGGACGCATTGCATGCGTACCGCAAGAACAAATGTAGGGGACGCATTGCATGCGTACCGAAAAAACCAAATGTAGGGGACGCATTGCATGCGTACCGAAAAATAGAGGTGTAAAATGTTAGAAAAATTAGATTTTTTAGAAGAAAAATATATAGAATTAACAGATAAAATTTCTGATCCAGAAATTCTAAGTGATTCAAAAAAGCTCCAAAAACTTATGAAAGAACAATCACAAATAGAACATATAGTATTAAAATATAAAGAATTTAAAGATATTAATGGTCAGCTTAATGATTCTAAAGAAATGCTTAAAGAAAAGCTTGATGATGATTTTAAGGAAATGGTAAAAGAAGAAGTAAAAGAATTATCAGAAATATTAGATAACCTTGAACAGGAGTTGAAAATACTGCTGTTACCAAAAGATCCTAATGATGATAAGGATGTTATCGTTGAAATAAGAGCAGGAGTTGGTGGAGATGAAGCCGGGTTGTTCGCTGGCGACTTACTTCGTATGTATTTAAGATATGCAGAAAGACAGGGATGGAAAGCAGAATTTATTACTTTAAACGAACAGGGAATAGGCGGATATAAAGAAGTTATATTCTCTATTAAGGGAAAAGGAGCTTATTCAAAGTTAAAATATGAAAGTGGTGTTCATAGGGTACAGAGAGTACCTGATACAGAATCTAGTGGTAGAATTCATACATCTTCGGCTACTGTTGCTGTTTTACCTGAAGCAGATGATATTGATATTGAAATTAATCCAAACGAAGTTAGAGTTGATGTATTCAGGTCATCAGGTAATGGAGGACAAAGTGTTAATACAACTGATTCCGCTGTAAGGTTAACACATATACCAACGGGGATTGTTATATCATGTCAAGATGAAAAATCACAACTTAAAAATAAAGATAAAGCTTTCAAAGTTTTAAAAGCTAGACTTTATGATAAATATCTTCAAGAGCAAAATGATGAACTTGCTCAGGAAAGAAGAAGTCAAGTAGGTTCAGGTGATAGAAGCGAAAGAATTAGAACATATAATTTTCCACAAGGAAGAGTAAGTGACCACAGAATTGGACTTACCTTATATAAACTGGATTCTTTTATAGATGGAGATATAACTGAAATGATTGACTCTCTAACTACCTCAGACCAAGCAGAAAAACTGAAAAATATTTCGGAATAAGGATTAGGTAAGGAGAAAATATGAGGATTGATAAATATTTAAAAAATGCTAGAGTTATAAAAAGAAGAACCATAGCCAAGGAAGCCTGTGAACAAGGAAGAGTTTTAGTAAATGGTAAAAATGCAAAACCAGGTACTGAAGTAAATGTGGGAGATGAAATAGAGATAATCTTTGGAACAAAACCTATGAAAATAAAAGTTGAACAACTTTTGGATCATGCAATGAAAGATGATGCTAAAGAGATGTATTCAATTATTAATTAGTATTTTTATTTTTAATATTAAAATATAGTATAAATTATATATATTTATGTTTTGGAAGTGAAATTGTGGGTATATAATATGCGATGAATTAAACAATAAAGATATTATAATCTTTACATTTAATTTAGTTGTATTTCTACAAAGTAAGATATATAATCTAAATGAGAGCGACTTTCGATTAACGTTATTTTAGTCGCTTGTTAAAAATTGATATCCACAGTAGTTTTACTGCTTTATAGGATAAATATATATTAAAAGAGGTGTTTTTATGGAATTAAAAGGAAGTAAAACAGAACAAAACTTATTAACAGCTTTTGCAGGCGAATCTCAAGCGCATGTAAAGTATAATTACTATGCTAGCAAAGCTAAAAAAGAAGGATATGTACAAATTAGTAAATTCTTTGAAGAAACAGCAAGAAATGAAAAAGAGCATGCAAAAATTTGGTTTAAATTGTTACATGATGGTATAGCTGATACAATTACTAATTTACAAGACGCAGCTGACGGTGAAAATTATGAATGGACAGATATGTATGCGAACTTTGCAAAAGAAGCAAGAGAAGAAGGGTTTAATAAAATAGCATTTTTATTTGATGGTGTAGCTGCAATAGAAAAAGGTCATGAAGAAAGATACTTAGCGCTTAAAAATAACTTAGAAACTGGCAAAGTATTTAATAGAGAAGGGGAAACAGTATGGCAATGTGATAATTGCGGCCATATACA
This region includes:
- a CDS encoding RNA-binding S4 domain-containing protein; its protein translation is MRIDKYLKNARVIKRRTIAKEACEQGRVLVNGKNAKPGTEVNVGDEIEIIFGTKPMKIKVEQLLDHAMKDDAKEMYSIIN
- the prmC gene encoding peptide chain release factor N(5)-glutamine methyltransferase; the protein is MVTIEKLLKDGVNIIKKRDYNNPFLDVQLILSYLLKKDRIYLHLNKDEEVDAEVSNLFYRMVEKRDRGYPLQYMIKSQEFMGLKLYIQEGVLIPRPDTEILVEKIIKFVNNSNLKNKQLKVLDIGTGSGAIAVSLAHFLAKADVTAIDVSDIALQTAEINKNNHNLKNMRVIKGDIFEKLEVYDKFDIVVSNPPYIENNIIDKLPLEVSNYEPRLALDGGLDGLDFYRQIVRVFKEIHSKNSILAVEIGYNQKEKVMEIFNNINLFDKIESDKDLNGNDRVVTGFL
- the rbr gene encoding rubrerythrin, producing the protein MELKGSKTEQNLLTAFAGESQAHVKYNYYASKAKKEGYVQISKFFEETARNEKEHAKIWFKLLHDGIADTITNLQDAADGENYEWTDMYANFAKEAREEGFNKIAFLFDGVAAIEKGHEERYLALKNNLETGKVFNREGETVWQCDNCGHIHVGPEAPKVCPVCDHPQAHFQLYVKAY
- the prfA gene encoding peptide chain release factor 1 yields the protein MLEKLDFLEEKYIELTDKISDPEILSDSKKLQKLMKEQSQIEHIVLKYKEFKDINGQLNDSKEMLKEKLDDDFKEMVKEEVKELSEILDNLEQELKILLLPKDPNDDKDVIVEIRAGVGGDEAGLFAGDLLRMYLRYAERQGWKAEFITLNEQGIGGYKEVIFSIKGKGAYSKLKYESGVHRVQRVPDTESSGRIHTSSATVAVLPEADDIDIEINPNEVRVDVFRSSGNGGQSVNTTDSAVRLTHIPTGIVISCQDEKSQLKNKDKAFKVLKARLYDKYLQEQNDELAQERRSQVGSGDRSERIRTYNFPQGRVSDHRIGLTLYKLDSFIDGDITEMIDSLTTSDQAEKLKNISE